Genomic DNA from Frondihabitans sp. PAMC 28766:
AGCAGATCACGGCTCGCCCGCAGGTCGGCGAAGCCGAAGCGGGCCAGGTCGGTCAGCGCCGTTGCGGAACGTGGCATCGCGCTGGTCCTGTCGAAACGGTTCTGTCGGCGCGGGTGGGCTAGAGCATCTCGAGGTTCGAGCGGAGCTCGAACGGAGTGACCTGCGCGCGGTACTCCTTCCACTCCTGACGCTTGTTTTTCAGCACGTAGTTGAAGACGTTCTCACCCAGCGTCTCGGCGACCAGCTCGCTGTCCTCCATGAGAGACAGAGCGTGGTCGAGGCTGGCCGGCAACTGGTTGTAGCCCAGGGCGCGGCGCTCGGCGTCGGAGAGGCTCCAGACGTTGTCCTCGGCCTCGGCCGGCAGCTCGTAGCCCTCTTCGATGCCCTTGAGGCCCGCGGCCAGGAGCAGCGAGAACGCCAGGTAGGGGTTCGCCGCCGAGTCGATCGCGCGGTACTCGACGCGGCTCGACTGGCCCTTGTTGGGCTTGTAGAGCGGCACACGGACGAGAGCAGAGCGGTTGTTGTGGCCCCAGGTGACGAAGCTCGGAGCCTCGTCGCCGCCCCAGAGGCGCTTGTAGCTGTTGACGAACTGGTTGGTGACGGCGGTGATCTCCGGGGCGTGACGCAGGAGGCCCGCGATGAACTGGCGGCCGATCTTCGAGAGCTGGTATTCGGCTCCTGCCTCGAAGAAGGCGTTCGCGTCGCCCTCGAAGAGCGAGAGGTGCGTGTGCATTCCCGAGCCGGGGTGGCCCTGCAGCGGTTTCGGCATGAACGTCGCATAGACGCCCTGCTCGATCGCGACCTCTTTGACCACGGTGCGGAAGGTCATGATGTTGTCGGCCATCGTGAGCGCGTCGGCGTAGCGCAGGTCGATCTCGTTCTGGCCGGGGCCAGCCTCGTGGTGGCTGAACTCGACCGAGATGCCGAGGTCTTCGAGCATGCGCACCGAGCGCCGACGGAAGTCGTGCGCGGTGCCACCGGGGACGTTGTCGAAGTAGCCGGCCTGGTCGACGGGCTCTGGCTGGCCGTCCTTGCCGATCTTCGACGACTTGAGCAGGTAGAACTCGACCTCGGGGTGCGTGTAGAACGTGAAGCCGCGGTCGCCGGCCCGTGCCAGGGTGCGCTTCAGCACGTTGCGCGGGTCGGAGACGCCGGGCGCGCCGTCGGGCGTCGCGATGTCGCAAAACATGCGGGCCGTGGGGTCTTCTGTGCCCCGCCACGGCAGGATCTGAAAGGTGGTCGGGTCGGGATGCACCAGGACGTCGGCCTCGAACGAACGCGTCAGGCCCTCGATGGCCGACCCGTCGATGCCGACGCCCTCGGCGAAGGCGCCCTCGACCTCGGCGGGCGCGATGGCCACCGATTTGAGGGTGCCGATCACGTCGGTGAACCAGAGTCGGATGAACTTGATGCCCCGCTCTTCGATGGTGCGAAGAACGAAGTCGGTTTGCTTGTCCATTCAGGCCCTTTCTGCTCCCCGATAGGCTAGTGGACATGCCCCGACTCCGCTTGGCGCTCGCTCAGACCAACCCCGTCGTGGGCGACCTCGCGGGCAATTCCGACCAGATCGTCAGAGCCGCTCGAGCGGCTCGAGACGCGGGGGCGGATCTCGTCGCCACGGGTGAGATGAGCATCACCGGCTACCCGATCGAAGACCTCGCGTCGCGCCCCAGCTTTTTGGTGGCCGCCCGCGGCGCCGTCGAGGTCCTGGCGCAGCGCCTCGAGGCCGAGGGGCTCGGCGGCCTGGCCGTCGTCGTCGGGCACCCGGACGGCCCCTTCGAGCCGAGGCTGCTCGACACGTCGAACGCGCCCACGGCGATCGCGAAGAACTGCGCGAGCGTCCTGCAGGGCGGGCGTGTCGTGACCACCACGGCGAAGTACCACCTGCCCAACTACTCGGTCTTCGACGAGTACCGCGTGTTCATCCCGGGCGACGAGCTGCTGGTCGTGCGCATCAAGGGCATCGACGTCGCACTGATCATCTGCGAGGACCTGTGGCGCGACGGCGGGCCCGTCGGCCGCGTGATGGACGCGGGTGCCGGCCTTCTGCTCGTCATCAACGCGAGCCCCTGGGTCGCCGACAAAGACGAGGTGCGCCTGCCCCTCGTCAACCGCCGCGCCACCGAGAACGACACGCTCGTCGCCTACGTCAACATCGTCGGCGGCCAGGACGACCTGCTCTTCGACGGCGACAGCGTGGTGGTCGACGGATCGGGCGAGGTCCTGGCCCGCGCCCCGCAGTGGACGGAGCACCTGCTCGTCGTCGACCTCGACCCCCAGCCGAGTGAGAATCGCGCGCTGCCGGCCGGGATCCGCCGAGTCGACGTGAAGGCGCGGGAGTTCGGTCAGTACAACGCCTTGGCGCCCGACATCGCCGAGCTGCCTGACGACCTCGAGCAGCTCTGGAACGGGCTCGTCACCGGCCTCCGCGACTACGTGGCGAAGAACGGCTTCACGTCGGTCATCCTCGGCCTCTCGGGTGGAATCGATTCGGCCGTCTGCGCGGCGCTCGCGGCCGACGCCCTCGGCGGTTCGTGCGTCTTCGGCGTCTCCATGCCGTCGCAGTGGTCGTCCGACCATTCGCGGTCGGACGCCGACGACGTCGCCGAGCGCATCGGCGTCAACTACACCGTCGAGCCCATCAAAGACCTCGTCGAGCCGTTCGAGCGGCAGCTGAAGCTGACCGGGCTGGCTGCCGAGAACGTCCAGGCCAGGGCGCGCGCGCTGATCCTGATGGGGCTCTCGAACCTCGACGGGCACCTGGTGCTGACGACCGGAAACAAGACCGAGCTCAGCGTCGGGTATTCGACGATCTACGGCGACTCGGTCGGCGGGTTCGCCCCGATCAAGGACGTGCCGAAGACGATGGTGTGGGAGCTCGCGAAGTGGCGCAATCGTTTCGCCTCGGCGAACGGGCGCCCCGAGCCGATCCCCTCCAACTCGATCACGAAACCGCCGTCGGCCGAGCTTCGGCCGGGGCAGGTCGACCAGGACACGCTGCCGCCCTACGAGATCCTCGACGGAATCCTCGACGCCTACATCACGAAGGCCCTGGGCGCGGCGGATGTCGTCGCGCTCGGCTACGACGCCGCCACGGTGGCCGAGGTGACGAAGCTCGTCGACCGTTCGGAGTGGAAGCGGCGCCAGGGCGCGATCGGGCCGAAGATCTCGGGCATGGCGTTCGGTCGAGACCGGCGGCTGCCGATCACCTACCGCCCTACCGGCCTGTAGCCAGCAAACCCTCGCGGGCGGCAACCGCGCAATGCCTAGGCACTGCGTGCCTGCCGCTAGCGAGGGTCTGGGCCGGCGGCCGCGGCGCGGCTAGTTGTCTTCGGCAGCCTCTTCGGCGGCCCACTTCTCGCTGTTCGCCTTGATCTGAGCGAGCGCGTGCTCGGCCTCGTCACGAGTGGCGTAGGGGCCGGCGCGGTCGATCGCGGGCGAGACCATGCCCTCCTCGACCTCGTGCGTCTTCGTGTTGTACCAGTACTGCGTCGGTTCGGCCATGCCTAGACCCTAGCGCGAGCGGGGGTGGTCGGAGCCGCCGAGGGCGAAGGGCTAGAAGGCGGGCTTCGACTCGGCGGCGAGGGCGGCGGCGCCCAGGATGCCGGCGTTGTTGCGCAGCTTGGCGGGCACGATCTCGGCGCGCAGGTCGAGCAGCGGCAGGAATTCCTCGTACTGCTTCGAGACGCCGCCACCGACGATGATCAGCCGCGGGTAGAGCAGCGCCTCGAGGGTCGAGTAGTACTTCTGCAGGCGCTTCGCCCAGTGCTTCCACGAGAGGTCGTCGCGCTCTTTCGCGGCGAACGAGGCCTTCGTCTCGTAGTCTTTGCCGTCGATCTGGATGTGGCCGAGCTCGGCGTTGACGATCAGCACGCCGTCGTTGATCAGGGCGGTGCCGATGCCGGTGCCGAGAGTGGTCATGATTACGAGGCCGTCGACGCCCTTGGCGGCGCCGTAGCGCGATTCGGCGTAGCCGGCGGCATCGGCGTCGTTGACGAAGTGGATGGGCTGGCCGAGGGTCTTCTCGAAGAGCTTCTCGGCCTCGAAGTCGATCCACTTCTTCGACACGTTGGCGGCCGAGAGGGTCTTGCCGTCCATGATCGCGGCGGGGAAGTCGATGCCGACGTGGAGGCCCTTCGCCTGGTCGCCGAGCTTCTCGACCACCTGCTTGGTCACGTCGGCGATCGCCTCGGGCTCGCCGCCGGCAGGCGTGTCCATCTTGACGCGATCGGTGACGAGCTCGCCGGAGTCGACGTCGACGATCGCGCCCTTGATGCCGGTGCCGCCGATGTCGATGCCCAGTGCGTGGGTGGCCATGATGCTGCTTTCTGTCAAGGGTTCAGTGACGGTGGTCAGTAGTCGGTCAGGATCCTGGCGCCGCGTTCGGTCACGACCAGGGTGTGCTCGAACTGGGCGGTCAGCGACTTGTCGCGCGTCGTCACCGTCCAGTCGTCGGCCCAGATGTCGGCCGACGTCTCGCCGAGCGTGAGCATCGGCTCGATGGTGAACACCATGCCGACCTCCATCACGTCGTCGAACTGCGGGGCGTCGTAGTGCGGGATGATGAGACCCGAGTGGAAGGCGCGGCCGACGCCGTGCCCTGTGTAGTCCTTCACCACGCCGTAGCCGAAGCGCTTCGCGTACATCTCGATCGCACGGCCGATGACGTTGACCTGTCGGCCTGGTGCGACGGCCTTGATGCCGCGATCGAGCGCGAGTCGGGTGCGCTCGACCAGGTCGACGGCATCCTGCGACCCGGTGCCCACGACGAACGTGCGGTTGGTGTCGCCGTGCACGCCGTTCGTGAAGGCGGTGATGTCGATGTTGACGATGTCGCCGTCGACGAGCACTGTGTCGTCGGGGATGCCGTGGCAGATGACCTCGTTGATCGAGGTGCAGACCGACTTCGGGAATCCGCGGTAGCCGAGGGTCGACGGGTAGGCGCCGTGCGAGACGACGTAGTCGTGGGCTACACGGTCGAGCTCGTCGGTGGTGATGCCGGGCCGGATCGCCTCGCCGACCGCCGTGATGGCGTCGGAGGCGATGCGGCTCGATTCGGCGATCAGCTCGATCGTCGCCTCGTCGAAGACGTCGCCCTCGGTGTACGGCGCGGGCCCGACCTTGCCCACGTACTCCGGGCGATCGATGGTCGGAGGGACCGGACGCAGCGGCGAGATCCGACCGGGGGTCAGGTGACCGTGTGAATCCCGGGGCATGCCATCCAGCTTAGACGGGGTGGCAGCGTCGACGGGCCGACCTCTTCGGACGCGCCGGCTCTCGTGTGCCACACTCGGAACGGTCGGCACTCGGGCGTCGGCAGGGAGGGCGCGATGTCGAGACGGCGGTGGGTGCTGGTCGCAGCATCGTGTGCCGTGCTGGCCCTCGCCGTCGTGATCCTGTTCGTCGCCGCGCCGTGGCGTTCTGAGCCGATTGCGGCCCCTCCTCCTGCGGCGACCCACGCCACCTCGGCGCCCGCACCGACGCCGACTCCGACCGAGCAGCCGACGCCGCCGCAGTCGTCGCAGGCCGCCCTGGCGGCGGTGCCGCTGGCATTCTTCGACGCGGCCATCGCGGCGCTGCCCGACCCGGCCACTCTGCATCCTGCGACCGCCTGGCAGGTCGCCACGCCGCGGGCGCCCCTCGTCGGCCTCTACGCCTCCCCGGGCGCCGCCTCCCCCGTGATCGCCGCACTCGGCTCGACGGTGCCGACGATCAACCGCCCGACCGCCGTGGCCGTCTACGGGACCGAGGGCGGCATGATCCTGATCTCGACGCCGTCACGGCGCACGGTGCCAGGATCCGGGGCCCCGTCGGCGCCGAGCGCGACCTTCGCTTGGGCGCGTGCCGCCGACTTCATCCTGACGCCGATCGACCGCATCGTCGAAGTCGACAACGCGACGTCGACGGTCTCGATCGTGACGCGCGAGGGGGCTCTCGTCGCGTCGGAGAAGGCGCGGCTCGGAACCCCGACCGACCCGACGCCGGCGGCCACGTCGACGTACATGGAGGCCAACTACGTCGACCCGCGCGTGACGTACACCGACGGAAACCCCATCTCTCTCACCGGCGCGCACTCGTCGCTCCTGCCCGGCTTCGGCGGCAACTCGGCGCTGACGGCGCTGCACTACTACCCCGACCCCACCGGCAGCTCGCACGGCTGCGTCCGGGTGTCGGCCGCCATGACCCGGGCGCTCGCGAAGCTGCCCGTCGGCACGCCCATCGTCTTCAGCTGAGGCGCTGAAACGATAGAGGGCGAGCCGCGAGCAGCGTGGTCGAACTTCCTCCCCTGGCTGTTGTGCCTCGAGAGGAAGCGTGGCGACGGGAGGAAGACGCGGTCGTTGATCCTCCCGAGCGGAGATTCCTCCCGGGGCTGCCGGGCCGGGCGGCCGCCGTGCGGGGCTGCTCGGGCCGAAGAGAGCGGGGCGAATGGGCCGGCTGGTACGCCGGGTTCTGTCGCGCCGTGCAAGCACGGTGCGGACGGCCATCTATCTCGGCGATACGTTGCCGCAGCGCTCTAGCGGTCTACCCGGGAACTCGGCGAGCAGCCTCGAGCGTTCCCTGTCTGACCTTGCTCCGGGCGAGGTTTACATAGCCGGCCGGTCACCCGAGCCGCTGGTGGTCTCTTACACCGCCGTTTCACCCTTACCGCGCGGCCCTGGAGCCACGTGGCGGTCTGCTTTCTGTTGCACTTTCTCGCGGGTTGCCCCGGGTGGGTGTTGCCCACCGCCCTGCTCTGTGGAGCCCGGACGTTCCTCGGCGACGGCCCGAAGGCTGTCGACGCGACCGTCTTGCCGACCCATTCGCGGGCCCAAGTCTAAGGGGTGCCAGGGCCCGCGCCGGTCAGATGCCTGACTCGTCGGTGCGCACCAGGATCGCCTGGCTGTCAGGGCACAGCAGCACGTCGTCGGGCGCGGCCGAGCGAACGGCGGCGAGGTCGCTGCCGGTCAGCTCGACGCCGCTGGCGCTCGACACCCGCGCCCGGAGGTGCGAGGCGCCGACGCCGTAGCGCTCGCGCTGGCGCTCGTAGAGGGCGAGGAGCTCGGGCGGCACCTTGCCCGCGATGGTGGCGCGGTCGGCGACGCCGTGCTCGCGCTCCGTCTCGATGGCGGCCAGCGAGATGTCGCGTGCTGCAGCCGTCGTGTCGCGCCGGGCGGCGAGGGCCTGGAGCTCGGCGTGTGTCGCCGACACGACCGAGCCGTGCAGCTCAACTCTCTCCATGACCTCGAGCTCGAGGTCTTCGAGATCGCTGCGGCGGTTGGCGAGAGCGGCGAGTTCTTGCTCGAGGGCCGTAATGTCTTTCTGCGACGAGCTCGTCTGCAGTCGGTCCCGGTCGCGCTTCTCGCGAGCGTCGACGACGGCCACGTCGGATTCGATGCGGGCGAGCTCGCGCTGGGCGTCTTCGAGGGTGCCCTCCTCGGCGGTGAGGCGGACCCGCAGCGCGGCGGTCTGGGTCTCGATCTCGCCGAGAGCCGTCAGCTCGGGCAGCTGCTTGCCGCGGTGGGCGAGCTGCTGCACGCCGGTGTCGAGCTTCTGGAGGTCGAGCAGGAGGGCCTGATCGGAGGGGCTGGCTTTCAGGGGCATAAGCGTCTCACTCGGTCGTGGTGCGAAAAAGGGCCTGGTCGTCAGCGGACGACCGCGAAGTCCCAGGGGTCGGTGCGGAGGTCGCTCAGCGTGACCTCGAGGTCGGGCAGAGCCTGGCGCAGCTGGGCGGCGGCGGTGTCGAGCCATAGCCACTCGCTGGCCCAGTGCGAGGTGTCGATCAGTGCGGGGCCTCGCCCGAGCAGCATCAGCTCGCGCGCGTCAGAGGCGGGGTGGTGCCGCAGGTCACTCGTGATGTAGACGTCGGCCGCGAGGACAGCAGGATCGCCGAGGAGGGAGTCGCCCGCGCCCGCGCAGAGCGCCACGGTCGTGACGACTCGTTCATGGTCGCCTGCGATGCGCACTCCCCCGGCCGTCGGAGGCAGGATATCGGTCAGCTGTCGCGCAAGTGCCATCAGCGTGGTCGGCTGCTCGAGCCGGCCGACGATGCCGATCCCGGTCGCGCCTGACGGGTCGGTCGCACTCGGGGCGATCGGCGTCTGATCGACGAGACCGAGCTGGTGGGCCAGCACCCGGGAAGTGCCGGTCGCGACGACGTCGGCGTTCGTGTGGGCGGCGAGCAGTGCGACGTCGCCCGCGATGAGGCGCTGAATGACAGCGCCCTTGGTCGTGTCGGCGGCGACGGTCATCACGCCGCGGAAGAGAAGCGGGTGGTGCACGAGCAGCAGATCGGCGTTCATCTCGATGGCCTCGTCGACCGTGTCGAGCACGGCGTCGACGGCGAGGTGGATGTGCTCGATCGAGGCGGCAGGATCACCGACGACCAGACCGGGCGAGTCCCACGACTCGGCCCCCTGCAGAGGCCAGAGGGTGTGGACGGCATCGCGGACCGCGTCGAGGGTTGGCACGACGACCAGCCTACCGGCCCGTCGGTCGGGGTCAGCGGGCCTGACGACCTCGGTCGACGAGCACCACGACCACGAACGAGAGCACGATCGAGGCAACGATGCCGGCCACCAGCGACAGTTCGGGGTAGACCCCTTGCCCGTCGACGAGCCGCATGAGGTAGCCCTGCCAGCCGAACCCGGCGGCGGAGGTGCGCACGAGGCCTTCGCCGAGCGCCGTGCCGAGCACGAGGCCCGCGACGATCGCCCAGGCCGTGCGAGTCGTGACAGGCGCCGAACCATGCTGACCGCGACCGCGAAGGGCGAGCCGACCGAGGACGATGCCGATCCAGGCAGCCCCGACGACGGCCACGGCGCCGATCACGGCGGAGGGCACGAGTGCGGCGTGGACACCGGAGAGGACGAGCGCGACGACGACGAGGGCGGCAGAGGCCGCGGTGGAGGCGATCAGCAGGATGCGAGAGGCCCGGCCGGCCTGCAGTTCGCCATCGACGGCTCGCCGAGACCCCGTCGCCGGTGCGGGCTCGTCGATCTCGAGCAGCTCGGCGTCGGCTCGTCGCGCGCGCTCGTCGTGCACGTTGGCGGCGGGCTCCGGCACCGACTGGAGGGTCACGATCGGTGCGGCCGGGCTCGTGATGCGCTCGGGGACGATCAGTGTATTCGCTGGGATCGACGCGGCAGAGACGAACGTCGACCCGGTCTGCACCGGGATGACTCCGGTGAAGTGGAGCCGCGTGCGCTCGAGGGCGTCGAGAGCCTCGTCGGTGCCGATGCGCCGCATCTGCTGCTCCCACGCCGCGAAGCGGGTCGCTTCGGTCTGGCGCAACTGCATCTGCGCCTGCAGGATGCCGATCAGGTCGATCGTCGCCGTGTCGGTGGTGTGCCGACCGACCAGCGGCACAAGATCCTCGTCGTCCAGCGAGCCGCGCTCGGGCGGCTCGGGAAGCGTGACGTCGGTGGGGGTGGGAGCCTCGGGCGAAGCGGTCGAGGGCGTCTCGGGCGGATCTTCGCTGGGGCGGCGGATGGGGTGCTCGGGTGCGTCCATCAGGGCCTTCACCATCCCCGTCGCTCGCGTGTCCAGCGTGTCGGTCATGGCGGAATGATACTGGCTCACATGTTGGGATCGGGTCAGGGCGCGCGGCGTGCCGTGGCGACCTCGTGGTTATGATCGTCTCGCCGACCCCGTCCGACCACTCTCGGGGCGGTCGAACAACGGGGGAACGATGATCAACCTCAAAACGCGGGTGTCCGCGATCCTGGCCGCGTCCGCTCTGCTGGCCGGCGGGCTGCTGGCCGGCGGTGCTGCCGAGTCGGCCTCGGCCGATGCCTCGACCTGCTACCAGACGAACCCGACGTCGACGTCGACGTCGGTCAAGGGCTTCGACATCTTCGAGGACACCGGCGGGAGCCCCACGGCGGGCGCGAACATCGACTTCGCCGGCGCGCGCACAAATGGGGCTTGCTTCGTGTACATCAAGGCCAGCGGAGGCCTTCGCGTGACGAACAGCAATTTCGACGAGCAGTGGTCTGACGCTCGGAGCGCCGGCCTGTTTACGGGCACCTACTACGTAGCCGCACCCGACCTCACCGTGCCGATAATCGACGGACAGTCCGACGCCCAGCAGAGCGCCGCCTGGTTCCTCGGTCACGACGGCCAATGGGCGCCCGACGGGAAGACGCTGCCTCCGGCTCTCGACATGGAGATCAACCCCGCAGCCGTCTCGTCTTCGAAGACCTATGCGAGCGACCGCTGCTACGACATGACCTCCGGTGAACTCCGCACCTGGATCCAGCAGTTCTCGACCGCCGTGCAATCGGCCACGACTCGCAAGCCGCTGATCTACACCAACCAGGACTTCTGGAACACCTGCCTGGGCGGCTCCAGCGCCTTCGCAGCGAACCCGCTCTGGGTCGCCTCCTACGCCAAGACGCTCGCCATGCCGACGGGGTGGCCGACGTACGCGTTCCGGCAGACCTCCGAGACGCCCAACACACCGTTCCCCGGCGACCAGGACGTCTTCAACGGCACTCTGGCAAGCCTCCAGCACCAGGCCCTGGCCGACGCGTCGGCGCGGCACGACTACACGGTCGACGGCCTTCCCGACGTTCTCTCGGCCCCGGCCGGCGGCACTCTCAGCGCCAACGTCGGCACCGGCTCGGGCACACTCACCGGCTCGGTCAGGTCGCTCGGCATCACGATTCCCTCGGGCGCTCGCGTCGTCGTGCCCGGCGACATGAACGGCGACGGCTTCGCGGATCTGTATGCGATCCTCCCGTCGGGCAGCGTCGAGTACTGGAAGGGCCTACAGGGCGGCGGCTTCGCCTCGCCCGTCGTGGAGGCGACCGGGTGGAACGTGCTCCGCACCGTCGTGGGGGTGGGAGACTTCACCGGCGACGGCAACAACGACGTCCTCGCGCGCACCTCCGCCGGTCAGCTCTGGCTGTTCCCGGGCAACGGCCGCGGCGGGTTCTCGTCGCACCAGTTGCTCGGTTCCGGGTTCCAGTCCATGACCGCCATCGTCGGTGCCGGCGACCTGACCGGCGACGGCAAGCCCGACATGCTCGTTCGCACCAGCACCGGCCAACTCTGGATCTACCCGCGCACCTCGACCGGGTTCGCAACGCACATCAACGGCCCGACGGGCTTCGGGCCGGCCACCGCGATCTTCTCGGTCGGCGACTTCTCGGGCGACGGTCGCGACGACATCCTGGCGCGCCTGGGCGGTGTCCTCAAGGTGTTCAAGGGCTCCGGCGACGGCAAGCTCTCGTCG
This window encodes:
- a CDS encoding glutamine synthetase family protein, whose protein sequence is MDKQTDFVLRTIEERGIKFIRLWFTDVIGTLKSVAIAPAEVEGAFAEGVGIDGSAIEGLTRSFEADVLVHPDPTTFQILPWRGTEDPTARMFCDIATPDGAPGVSDPRNVLKRTLARAGDRGFTFYTHPEVEFYLLKSSKIGKDGQPEPVDQAGYFDNVPGGTAHDFRRRSVRMLEDLGISVEFSHHEAGPGQNEIDLRYADALTMADNIMTFRTVVKEVAIEQGVYATFMPKPLQGHPGSGMHTHLSLFEGDANAFFEAGAEYQLSKIGRQFIAGLLRHAPEITAVTNQFVNSYKRLWGGDEAPSFVTWGHNNRSALVRVPLYKPNKGQSSRVEYRAIDSAANPYLAFSLLLAAGLKGIEEGYELPAEAEDNVWSLSDAERRALGYNQLPASLDHALSLMEDSELVAETLGENVFNYVLKNKRQEWKEYRAQVTPFELRSNLEML
- a CDS encoding NAD+ synthase, whose protein sequence is MPRLRLALAQTNPVVGDLAGNSDQIVRAARAARDAGADLVATGEMSITGYPIEDLASRPSFLVAARGAVEVLAQRLEAEGLGGLAVVVGHPDGPFEPRLLDTSNAPTAIAKNCASVLQGGRVVTTTAKYHLPNYSVFDEYRVFIPGDELLVVRIKGIDVALIICEDLWRDGGPVGRVMDAGAGLLLVINASPWVADKDEVRLPLVNRRATENDTLVAYVNIVGGQDDLLFDGDSVVVDGSGEVLARAPQWTEHLLVVDLDPQPSENRALPAGIRRVDVKAREFGQYNALAPDIAELPDDLEQLWNGLVTGLRDYVAKNGFTSVILGLSGGIDSAVCAALAADALGGSCVFGVSMPSQWSSDHSRSDADDVAERIGVNYTVEPIKDLVEPFERQLKLTGLAAENVQARARALILMGLSNLDGHLVLTTGNKTELSVGYSTIYGDSVGGFAPIKDVPKTMVWELAKWRNRFASANGRPEPIPSNSITKPPSAELRPGQVDQDTLPPYEILDGILDAYITKALGAADVVALGYDAATVAEVTKLVDRSEWKRRQGAIGPKISGMAFGRDRRLPITYRPTGL
- a CDS encoding SPOR domain-containing protein; its protein translation is MAEPTQYWYNTKTHEVEEGMVSPAIDRAGPYATRDEAEHALAQIKANSEKWAAEEAAEDN
- the ppgK gene encoding polyphosphate--glucose phosphotransferase, which produces MATHALGIDIGGTGIKGAIVDVDSGELVTDRVKMDTPAGGEPEAIADVTKQVVEKLGDQAKGLHVGIDFPAAIMDGKTLSAANVSKKWIDFEAEKLFEKTLGQPIHFVNDADAAGYAESRYGAAKGVDGLVIMTTLGTGIGTALINDGVLIVNAELGHIQIDGKDYETKASFAAKERDDLSWKHWAKRLQKYYSTLEALLYPRLIIVGGGVSKQYEEFLPLLDLRAEIVPAKLRNNAGILGAAALAAESKPAF
- the map gene encoding type I methionyl aminopeptidase; this encodes MPRDSHGHLTPGRISPLRPVPPTIDRPEYVGKVGPAPYTEGDVFDEATIELIAESSRIASDAITAVGEAIRPGITTDELDRVAHDYVVSHGAYPSTLGYRGFPKSVCTSINEVICHGIPDDTVLVDGDIVNIDITAFTNGVHGDTNRTFVVGTGSQDAVDLVERTRLALDRGIKAVAPGRQVNVIGRAIEMYAKRFGYGVVKDYTGHGVGRAFHSGLIIPHYDAPQFDDVMEVGMVFTIEPMLTLGETSADIWADDWTVTTRDKSLTAQFEHTLVVTERGARILTDY
- a CDS encoding L,D-transpeptidase, with translation MSRRRWVLVAASCAVLALAVVILFVAAPWRSEPIAAPPPAATHATSAPAPTPTPTEQPTPPQSSQAALAAVPLAFFDAAIAALPDPATLHPATAWQVATPRAPLVGLYASPGAASPVIAALGSTVPTINRPTAVAVYGTEGGMILISTPSRRTVPGSGAPSAPSATFAWARAADFILTPIDRIVEVDNATSTVSIVTREGALVASEKARLGTPTDPTPAATSTYMEANYVDPRVTYTDGNPISLTGAHSSLLPGFGGNSALTALHYYPDPTGSSHGCVRVSAAMTRALAKLPVGTPIVFS
- a CDS encoding zinc ribbon domain-containing protein; translated protein: MPLKASPSDQALLLDLQKLDTGVQQLAHRGKQLPELTALGEIETQTAALRVRLTAEEGTLEDAQRELARIESDVAVVDAREKRDRDRLQTSSSQKDITALEQELAALANRRSDLEDLELEVMERVELHGSVVSATHAELQALAARRDTTAAARDISLAAIETEREHGVADRATIAGKVPPELLALYERQRERYGVGASHLRARVSSASGVELTGSDLAAVRSAAPDDVLLCPDSQAILVRTDESGI
- a CDS encoding Nif3-like dinuclear metal center hexameric protein; its protein translation is MPTLDAVRDAVHTLWPLQGAESWDSPGLVVGDPAASIEHIHLAVDAVLDTVDEAIEMNADLLLVHHPLLFRGVMTVAADTTKGAVIQRLIAGDVALLAAHTNADVVATGTSRVLAHQLGLVDQTPIAPSATDPSGATGIGIVGRLEQPTTLMALARQLTDILPPTAGGVRIAGDHERVVTTVALCAGAGDSLLGDPAVLAADVYITSDLRHHPASDARELMLLGRGPALIDTSHWASEWLWLDTAAAQLRQALPDLEVTLSDLRTDPWDFAVVR
- a CDS encoding GH25 family lysozyme — its product is MINLKTRVSAILAASALLAGGLLAGGAAESASADASTCYQTNPTSTSTSVKGFDIFEDTGGSPTAGANIDFAGARTNGACFVYIKASGGLRVTNSNFDEQWSDARSAGLFTGTYYVAAPDLTVPIIDGQSDAQQSAAWFLGHDGQWAPDGKTLPPALDMEINPAAVSSSKTYASDRCYDMTSGELRTWIQQFSTAVQSATTRKPLIYTNQDFWNTCLGGSSAFAANPLWVASYAKTLAMPTGWPTYAFRQTSETPNTPFPGDQDVFNGTLASLQHQALADASARHDYTVDGLPDVLSAPAGGTLSANVGTGSGTLTGSVRSLGITIPSGARVVVPGDMNGDGFADLYAILPSGSVEYWKGLQGGGFASPVVEATGWNVLRTVVGVGDFTGDGNNDVLARTSAGQLWLFPGNGRGGFSSHQLLGSGFQSMTAIVGAGDLTGDGKPDMLVRTSTGQLWIYPRTSTGFATHINGPTGFGPATAIFSVGDFSGDGRDDILARLGGVLKVFKGSGDGKLSSGVVVKAPAGVATNSFVG